One Phaseolus vulgaris cultivar G19833 chromosome 2, P. vulgaris v2.0, whole genome shotgun sequence DNA window includes the following coding sequences:
- the LOC137811883 gene encoding uncharacterized protein, with protein MDGGGNRAEAERWLYTANKLLSARDLHGARSFAIRARESDPTYEASEHLLTVIDTLLAGESRINDHRDWYGILQILRYTTNMDHVASQYRRLAHLLDPSRNLFAFANHAFSLVNDAWSVLSNPAKKAMYDSDLRLLTTPPPQSPPRPPPPVHSQPTSRRNPRSRANSAEATRPNSNRPESAESTRTIGNDGVTSFWTSCPYCYVLYEYPKGYEECTLRCQSCRRGFHAVVIRSPPPLTGKDGSYCSWGFFPLGFSGNSKDVNGLSSNWNPFSPLFPCPSNGPSYSKPKKNWAYYDDEAAAAFIDLSDPSDDDSGDGDWRVGKRRGKKRTRVNKNSGDARRETVERPGRGVHTEHENVGSANPVTAASANANAKANANANASAKANAGSALPSGARAESSKKAALGGSRRRGAGNLGKLDLNVEFSNEVEEPSRGVRDREGNAAGHAEDNIEGIGFFEGLDEFLSSLPILNVVADDKVKGH; from the coding sequence ATGGACGGCGGAGGAAACCGAGCGGAGGCGGAGCGGTGGCTCTACACCGCCAACAAGCTGCTTAGCGCACGCGACCTTCACGGGGCGCGCTCCTTCGCGATCCGAGCGCGAGAGTCCGACCCGACTTACGAGGCCTCCGAGCACCTCCTGACCGTGATCGACACGCTCCTGGCGGGAGAGTCGCGAATCAACGACCACCGTGACTGGTACGGGATCCTCCAAATCCTCCGCTACACCACCAACATGGACCACGTTGCCTCTCAGTACCGCCGCCTCGCCCACCTCCTCGATCCCAGCCGCAACCTCTTCGCCTTCGCCAACCACGCCTTTTCCCTTGTCAACGACGCCTGGTCTGTACTTTCCAACCCAGCCAAGAAAGCCATGTACGACAGCGATCTCCGGCTGCTCACCACTCCACCGCCGCAGTCCCCGCCGCGTCCTCCTCCTCCTGTACATTCCCAACCCACGTCCAGGCGAAACCCTAGATCGAGGGCTAACTCGGCCGAGGCGACTCGGCCGAACTCCAATCGTCCCGAGTCCGCTGAGTCTACTCGAACCATCGGAAACGACGGGGTAACGAGTTTCTGGACCTCGTGCCCTTACTGTTACGTTTTGTATGAATACCCGAAGGGGTACGAGGAGTGTACCTTGAGGTGTCAGAGTTGTCGGAGGGGGTTTCATGCGGTGGTGATACGGTCGCCACCGCCGTTGACTGGGAAAGACGGTTCCTATTGTAGTTGGGGGTTTTTCCCGTTGGGATTTTCTGGGAATTCGAAGGACGTGAACGGGTTATCCTCCAATTGGAACCCGTTTTCCCCTTTGTTTCCTTGCCCTTCGAATGGGCCGTCCTATAGCAAGCCTAAGAAGAATTGGGCTTACTATGATGACGAGGCTGCCGCCGCGTTTATCGACTTATCCGACCCCAGTGACGATGATTCCGGTGATGGAGACTGGAGGGTTGGGAAGAGGAGGGGGAAGAAGAGGACTAGAGTTAATAAAAATTCTGGTGATGCAAGGAGGGAAACAGTGGAGAGACCTGGGAGGGGTGTCCATACAGAGCATGAGAATGTGGGTTCCGCTAATCCTGTTACAGCTGCTAGTGCCAATGCTAATGCCAAAGCTAATGCTAATGCTAATGCTAGTGCCAAAGCTAATGCTGGCTCTGCTTTGCCGTCTGGTGCGAGGGCAGAGTCTAGTAAGAAGGCTGCGTTAGGTGGTTCGAGGAGGAGGGGTGCTGGAAACTTGGGGAAGTTGGATTTGAATGTGGAGTTCAGCAATGAGGTGGAGGAGCCTTCCCGTGGAGTGCGCGATCGCGAAGGGAATGCTGCTGGACATGCTGAGGATAATATTGAAGGGATTGGGTTTTTTGAAGGCCTTGATGAGTTCCTCAGTAGCTTGCCCATTCTCAATGTTGTGGCAGATGATAAGGTTAAGGGTCACTAG